In one window of Escherichia coli DSM 30083 = JCM 1649 = ATCC 11775 DNA:
- the yfhH gene encoding MurR/RpiR family transcriptional regulator, translating into MNGLLRIRQRYQGLAQSDKKLADYLLLQPDTARHLSSQQLANEAGVSQSSVVKFAQKLGYKGFPALKLALSEALASQPESPSVPIHNQIRGDDPLRLVGEKLIKENTAAMYATLNVNTEEKLHECVTMLRSARRIILTGIGASGLVAQNFAWKLMKIGFNAAAVRDMHALLATVQASSPDDLLLAISYTGVRRELNLAADEMLRVGGKVLAITGFTPNALQQRASHCLYTIAEEQATNSASISACHAQGMLTDLLFIALIQQDLELAPERIRHSEALVKKLV; encoded by the coding sequence ATGAACGGCTTACTTCGTATCCGTCAGCGTTACCAGGGGCTTGCCCAGAGTGATAAAAAACTGGCGGATTATCTGCTGCTACAACCTGATACGGCGCGCCATTTAAGCTCTCAGCAACTGGCCAACGAAGCCGGAGTCAGTCAGTCCAGCGTCGTGAAGTTCGCGCAAAAACTCGGCTATAAAGGTTTTCCGGCACTAAAGTTGGCGTTGAGTGAAGCGCTGGCAAGCCAGCCGGAATCTCCCTCCGTGCCCATTCATAACCAAATCCGCGGTGATGATCCGTTACGGCTGGTCGGCGAAAAACTGATTAAAGAAAATACTGCCGCTATGTACGCAACGCTAAACGTTAATACTGAAGAGAAACTGCATGAATGCGTAACAATGTTGCGCTCTGCGCGGCGGATAATTCTGACCGGTATTGGCGCTTCGGGTCTGGTGGCGCAAAACTTTGCCTGGAAGCTGATGAAGATTGGCTTCAATGCTGCCGCAGTGCGCGATATGCATGCGCTACTCGCTACAGTACAGGCGTCGTCCCCTGACGATCTGTTATTAGCCATTTCCTACACCGGTGTACGACGCGAGTTAAACCTGGCGGCAGATGAGATGCTGCGAGTGGGCGGAAAAGTGCTGGCTATTACCGGCTTTACTCCCAATGCCCTGCAACAGCGTGCTTCTCATTGCCTGTATACCATTGCCGAAGAACAAGCGACAAACAGTGCTTCAATCTCTGCTTGTCACGCGCAGGGAATGTTAACGGATTTGCTGTTCATTGCGCTGATTCAGCAGGATCTGGAACTGGCACCAGAACGTATTCGTCATAGCGAAGCGCTGGTGAAAAAACTGGTCTGA
- the yfhb gene encoding phosphatidylglycerophosphatase C, whose protein sequence is MATHERRVVFFDLDGTLHQQDMFGSFLRYLLRRQPLNALLVLPLLPIIAIALLIKGRAARWPMSLLLWGCTFGHNEARLQALQADFVRWFRDNVTAFPLVQERLTTYLLSSDADIWLITGSPQPLVEAVYFDTPWLPRVNLIASQIQRGYGGWVLTMRCLGHEKVAQLERKIGTPLRLYSGYSDSNQDNPLLYFCQHRWRVTPRGELQQLE, encoded by the coding sequence TTGGCAACTCACGAGCGTCGTGTGGTGTTTTTTGACTTAGATGGAACATTGCATCAGCAGGATATGTTCGGCAGTTTTTTGCGTTATTTACTGCGTCGCCAACCGCTGAATGCGTTACTTGTTCTGCCGCTGTTGCCGATCATAGCCATTGCGTTATTGATAAAAGGTCGTGCGGCACGCTGGCCGATGAGTCTGCTTCTGTGGGGATGCACTTTTGGTCACAATGAAGCGCGTTTGCAGGCGTTGCAGGCCGATTTCGTACGCTGGTTTCGTGACAATGTTACCGCCTTTCCGCTGGTTCAGGAGCGATTAACCACCTACCTGTTAAGTTCCGATGCTGATATCTGGTTGATTACCGGCTCTCCGCAGCCGCTGGTTGAAGCGGTTTATTTCGATACGCCCTGGCTGCCGCGGGTTAATCTTATCGCCAGTCAGATTCAGCGTGGCTATGGTGGTTGGGTATTGACGATGCGTTGTCTGGGACATGAAAAGGTCGCGCAACTGGAGCGCAAAATCGGCACGCCGCTGCGGCTGTACAGTGGCTATAGCGACAGTAATCAGGACAACCCGCTGCTTTATTTCTGTCAGCATCGTTGGCGAGTAACTCCGCGCGGTGAACTCCAGCAACTGGAATAG
- the tadA gene encoding tRNA adenosine(34) deaminase TadA has translation MSEVEFSHEYWMRHAMTLAKRAWDEREVPVGAVLVHNNRVIGEGWNRPIGRHDPTAHAEIMALRQGGLVMQNYRLIDATLYVTLEPCVMCAGAMIHSRIGRVVFGARDAKTGAAGSLMDVLHHPGMNHRVEITEGILADECAALLSDFFRMRRQEIKAQKKAQSSTD, from the coding sequence TTGTCTGAAGTCGAATTTAGCCACGAATACTGGATGCGTCATGCAATGACGCTGGCGAAGCGTGCCTGGGATGAGCGGGAAGTACCGGTCGGCGCGGTATTAGTGCATAACAATCGTGTTATTGGCGAAGGCTGGAACCGTCCGATTGGTCGACATGATCCCACCGCACATGCAGAAATCATGGCCCTACGGCAGGGCGGTCTGGTGATGCAAAATTATCGTCTGATCGACGCCACGTTGTATGTCACGCTTGAACCCTGTGTAATGTGTGCCGGAGCGATGATCCACAGTCGCATTGGTCGCGTGGTCTTTGGTGCGCGTGACGCGAAAACTGGCGCTGCGGGATCTTTAATGGATGTGCTACATCATCCGGGTATGAATCACCGGGTGGAAATTACGGAAGGAATACTGGCGGATGAGTGCGCGGCGTTGCTCAGTGACTTCTTTCGCATGCGCCGCCAGGAAATTAAAGCGCAGAAAAAAGCGCAATCCTCGACAGATTAA
- the mltF gene encoding membrane-bound lytic murein transglycosylase MltF, with protein MKKLKINYLFIGILALLLAVALWPSIPWFGKADNRIAAIQARGELRVSTIHTPLTYNEINGKPFGLDYELAKQFADYLGVKLKVTVRQNISQLFDDLDNGNADLLAAGLVYNSERVKNYQPGPTYYSVSQQLVYKVGQYRPRTLGNLTAEQLTVAPGHVVVNDLQTLKDTKFPELSWKVDDKKGSAELMEDVIEGKLDYTIADSVAISLFQRVHPELAVALDITDEQPVTWFSPLDGDNTLSAALLDFFNEMNEDGTLARIEEKYLGHGDDFDYVDTRTFLRAVDAVLPQLKPLFEKYAEEIDWRLLAAIAYQESHWDAQATSPTGVRGMMMLTKNTAQSLGITDRTDAEQSISGGVRYLQDMMSKVPESVPENERIWFALAAYNMGYAHMLDARALTAKTKGNPDSWADVKQRLPLLSQKPYYSKLTYGYARGHEAYAYVENIRKYQISLVGYLQEKEKQATEAAMQLAQDYPAVSPTELGKEKFPFLSFLSQSSSNYLTHSPSLLFSRKGSEEKQN; from the coding sequence TCCCTGGTTTGGTAAAGCCGACAACCGTATCGCCGCCATTCAAGCGCGGGGAGAGTTGCGTGTGAGCACCATTCATACTCCCCTGACGTATAACGAAATCAACGGGAAACCTTTTGGCCTGGATTACGAACTGGCGAAACAGTTTGCCGATTACCTCGGTGTAAAACTGAAAGTGACCGTGCGGCAGAATATCAGCCAGCTGTTTGACGACCTCGATAATGGTAACGCCGACCTGCTGGCGGCAGGACTGGTCTATAACAGTGAGCGGGTAAAAAATTATCAGCCTGGTCCTACCTATTATTCCGTGTCACAACAACTGGTTTATAAAGTGGGTCAGTATCGCCCACGTACGCTGGGCAACCTGACGGCGGAGCAACTCACCGTTGCACCGGGTCACGTGGTGGTTAACGATCTCCAGACCCTGAAAGACACAAAATTCCCGGAATTAAGCTGGAAGGTAGACGACAAAAAAGGCTCTGCGGAATTAATGGAAGATGTCATCGAAGGAAAACTCGATTACACCATTGCTGATTCTGTCGCCATCAGCCTGTTTCAGCGTGTTCACCCGGAACTCGCCGTAGCGCTCGATATCACCGATGAACAACCGGTGACCTGGTTTAGCCCGTTAGATGGCGATAATACCCTTTCCGCCGCTCTGCTCGATTTCTTCAATGAGATGAATGAAGACGGTACGCTGGCACGCATTGAAGAGAAATACCTGGGGCATGGCGATGATTTTGATTACGTCGATACGCGCACATTTTTACGCGCCGTCGATGCGGTACTGCCGCAGTTAAAGCCCCTGTTTGAGAAATACGCCGAAGAAATTGACTGGCGTTTGCTGGCCGCTATTGCTTATCAGGAATCGCACTGGGATGCGCAGGCCACTTCACCGACGGGTGTGCGCGGCATGATGATGCTAACCAAAAATACCGCGCAAAGCCTCGGCATTACGGATCGTACCGATGCCGAACAGAGCATCAGCGGCGGCGTGCGTTATTTGCAGGATATGATGAGTAAAGTGCCGGAAAGTGTGCCGGAGAACGAACGGATTTGGTTTGCCCTCGCCGCGTACAATATGGGCTATGCGCATATGCTGGATGCCCGTGCCCTGACGGCAAAAACCAAAGGGAATCCTGACAGTTGGGCTGACGTAAAACAGCGTCTGCCTTTACTTAGCCAGAAACCCTATTACAGCAAGCTGACTTACGGCTACGCTCGTGGGCATGAAGCCTACGCTTATGTCGAAAATATTCGTAAGTATCAGATTAGCCTGGTGGGTTATCTGCAAGAGAAAGAGAAGCAGGCTACAGAAGCGGCGATGCAACTGGCGCAGGATTATCCGGCGGTATCGCCTACGGAGTTGGGCAAAGAGAAATTTCCTTTTCTCTCGTTTCTTTCCCAGTCGTCATCAAACTATTTGACCCACTCTCCCTCTCTGCTATTTTCCAGAAAAGGGAGTGAAGAGAAACAAAATTAA